A genome region from Hevea brasiliensis isolate MT/VB/25A 57/8 chromosome 7, ASM3005281v1, whole genome shotgun sequence includes the following:
- the LOC110631571 gene encoding uncharacterized protein LOC110631571 yields MAMNQAAVVKVVLGFMALCLAGYILGPPLYWHFKEGLDAVSHSSSACSPCVCDCSSQPLLSIPQGLSNASFADCAKRDPEVSEDTEKNFAELLTEELKLREAEALENQQRADMALLEAKKMTSQYQKEADKCNSGMETCEEAREKAEAALAAQKKLTAMWESRARQRGWKEGIARSH; encoded by the exons ATGGCCATGAACCAAGCGGCTGTGGTGAAGGTGGTTCTGGGGTTCATGGCTCTGTGCTTGGCTGGCTACATATTGGGTCCTCCTCTCTACTGGCATTTCAAGGAGGGCTTAGACGCCGTTAGTCACTCTTCCTCCGCTTGCTCTCCTTGCGTTTGTGATTGCtcttctcagcctcttctctccatCCCTCAAG GATTGAGCAATGCTTCCTTCGCAG ATTGTGCAAAGCGTGATCCAGAGGTGAGTGAAGATACAGAAAAGAACTTTGCAGAGCTACTGACAGAGGAACTGAAGCTGCGAGAGGCTGAAGCATTAGAGAATCAGCAGCGTGCTGACATGGCTCTGCTTGAGGCTAAGAAGATGACATCCCAGTATCAAAAGGAAGCAGACAAATGCAATTCTGGGATGGAGACCTGTGAAGAAGCAAGGGAAAAAGCTGAAGCTGCATTAGCAGCACAAAAGAAATTGACAGCTATGTGGGAGTCGAGAGCTCGTCAAAGAGGATGGAAAGAAGGGATTGCCAGGTCTCACTGA